From the genome of Armatimonadota bacterium:
GTGGTGCTGACGCTGGCCGGGATGCCGGTGGCGCTGGCTGCAGCGCTAGCCGCCGGCATCATCGTCCTGAGCGGCGGGCTGACCATGGAGGAGGCCTACCACGCCATCGACTGGCGCAGCCTGATCCTGATCGGCGCCATGATCCCGACCGGGGTGGTCATGGAGCAGACGGGCGCTGCATCGTTACTGGCCGCAGCGCTCATCCGCCTGATGGGCGGCAACTCCCTGGGCACGCTGGCTGCCATCCTCCTGGCGGCCACAGCCATCGGTCACTTCGTGCCCAGCCTGATCCTGCCCGTGGTCCTGGCGCCGCTGGCCATCGATGCCGCCT
Proteins encoded in this window:
- a CDS encoding SLC13 family permease, which codes for VVLTLAGMPVALAAALAAGIIVLSGGLTMEEAYHAIDWRSLILIGAMIPTGVVMEQTGAASLLAAALIRLMGGNSLGTLAAILLAATAIGHFVPSLILPVVLAPLAIDAASTLHTSALPFAMAIIAATGLGLLTPFSNPVMLMVMAPGGYRLQDYVRAGLPLVLLLLALMLVVLPLAYPF